A stretch of Dyella sp. BiH032 DNA encodes these proteins:
- a CDS encoding PA0069 family radical SAM protein, whose amino-acid sequence MTAPADPPLRAFKGRGAASNPEGRFETTRRHAEDDGWHHAVLDEERPRPQTVVSEERARSVITRNDSPDIGFDQAMNPYRGCEHGCVYCFARPSHAYLDLSPGLDFETRLRAKSNLAEVLRAELAKPGYIPKPINIGSNTDAYQPIEKRWRLTRAALEVLAECRHPLTLVTKNALVERDIDLLAPMAREGLVQVFLSINSLDNQLAAKLEPRASAPHRRIKAVRALAEAGVPVGVLVAPIIPALNDRDMEAVLDQAAEAGANSAGYTVLRLPHELKQLFREWLALHAPQRAAHVMSLVQQMNGGRDYDSDFATRMRGQGVFADLLRRRFEVARRRHGFGRAWELTLDATRFTPPRKPSPQGQLF is encoded by the coding sequence ATGACCGCTCCCGCCGACCCGCCCCTGCGCGCCTTCAAGGGCCGCGGCGCTGCCTCCAACCCGGAGGGGCGCTTCGAAACCACCCGCCGCCATGCCGAAGACGACGGCTGGCATCACGCGGTGCTGGACGAAGAGCGGCCCCGGCCGCAGACCGTGGTGAGCGAGGAACGTGCCCGCAGCGTCATCACCCGCAACGACTCTCCGGATATCGGCTTTGACCAGGCGATGAACCCTTACCGTGGCTGCGAGCACGGGTGCGTGTACTGCTTCGCGCGTCCCAGTCACGCGTATCTTGATCTCTCGCCGGGCCTCGATTTCGAGACTCGGCTGCGCGCCAAGAGCAATCTGGCCGAGGTGCTGCGCGCGGAACTGGCCAAGCCGGGCTACATTCCCAAGCCCATCAACATCGGCAGCAATACCGACGCCTACCAGCCGATCGAGAAGCGCTGGCGCCTCACCCGCGCCGCGCTCGAAGTGCTGGCCGAATGCCGCCATCCGCTCACTCTCGTCACCAAGAACGCGCTGGTGGAGCGGGACATCGACTTGCTCGCGCCGATGGCGCGCGAGGGTCTGGTGCAAGTGTTCTTGTCGATCAACTCGCTGGACAACCAGCTGGCCGCGAAGCTGGAACCGCGTGCCAGTGCACCGCACCGCCGCATCAAGGCTGTGCGCGCCCTGGCCGAAGCCGGCGTACCCGTAGGCGTGCTGGTAGCGCCGATCATTCCAGCGCTCAACGACCGCGACATGGAAGCCGTGCTCGACCAGGCGGCCGAGGCGGGCGCGAACAGCGCCGGCTACACGGTGCTGCGCCTGCCGCACGAGCTCAAGCAGCTGTTCCGCGAATGGCTGGCGTTACATGCACCGCAACGGGCCGCCCACGTGATGAGCCTGGTGCAGCAGATGAACGGCGGTCGCGACTACGACAGCGACTTCGCCACCCGCATGCGCGGACAGGGCGTGTTCGCGGACCTGCTGCGCCGCCGTTTCGAGGTGGCGCGCCGACGCCACGGCTTCGGGCGCGCGTGGGAACTGACCCTGGACGCCACCCGCTTCACGCCGCCGCGCAAACCGTCCCCGCAGGGGCAGTTGTTCTGA
- a CDS encoding IS30 family transposase yields the protein MGQHYSHLSAEERGAIMVGKARGESARQLARLLGRSASTISRELARNGHREPAERPRMGRPTLGYDARRAGARARRLARKARRRRKLHRDGALWPLVRQLLARRWSPQEVSRTLRRQHPDEPAKHVSHETIYTAIYAMPRGELRRELVALLRQHKCARRPRGQGANRRGRMQDLPSIHDRPPEANERLLPDHWEGDFLKGARNRSSVGVLVDRRTLFLKLVKMKGCSAQEALEGFSRAFQGVPPELRQTLTYDQGKEMALYKTLSERTGLSIYFADPRSPWQRGICENTNGLLRQYLPKGTDLSVHSQRALDAIAQEMNLRPRATLGYHCPAEMFMRAMGHDDLAQAIDDALLD from the coding sequence ATGGGACAGCATTACAGCCATCTGAGCGCCGAAGAACGGGGCGCGATCATGGTGGGCAAGGCACGCGGCGAGAGCGCTCGGCAGCTGGCACGGCTGCTAGGCCGTTCGGCTAGCACGATTTCCCGGGAATTGGCGCGTAATGGGCACCGCGAACCGGCGGAGCGTCCGCGCATGGGTCGTCCGACACTTGGCTATGACGCCCGCCGTGCCGGTGCGCGGGCTCGACGGCTCGCGCGCAAGGCACGCCGACGGCGCAAGCTACATCGTGATGGGGCCTTGTGGCCCCTGGTGCGCCAGCTGTTAGCGCGCCGCTGGTCACCGCAAGAAGTGAGCCGCACACTGCGCCGGCAGCATCCTGACGAGCCGGCCAAACACGTGTCCCATGAGACGATCTACACCGCGATTTATGCCATGCCGCGTGGCGAACTGCGGCGTGAGCTGGTGGCCTTGCTGCGCCAACACAAGTGCGCACGCCGTCCGCGTGGCCAAGGGGCGAACCGGCGCGGCCGCATGCAGGATCTGCCGAGTATTCATGACCGCCCGCCGGAGGCCAACGAGCGCCTGTTACCAGACCATTGGGAAGGCGACTTCCTCAAGGGGGCGCGTAACCGATCGTCGGTGGGGGTGCTGGTGGATCGACGCACTTTGTTCCTGAAGCTGGTCAAGATGAAGGGGTGTTCGGCCCAGGAGGCGCTGGAGGGCTTCAGTCGCGCCTTCCAGGGCGTGCCGCCGGAGCTTCGCCAGACACTGACCTATGACCAGGGCAAGGAAATGGCGCTGTACAAGACCTTGTCCGAACGTACCGGCTTGAGCATTTATTTCGCCGATCCGCGCAGCCCCTGGCAGCGGGGCATCTGCGAAAACACCAACGGCCTGCTGCGGCAGTACCTCCCTAAAGGCACCGATCTGTCCGTGCATAGCCAGCGAGCGCTGGATGCCATCGCTCAGGAGATGAACCTTCGGCCCCGAGCCACCTTGGGCTACCACTGTCCGGCGGAGATGTTCATGCGTGCCATGGGGCACGATGACCTCGCTCAGGCCATCGATGATGCACTTCTAGATTGA
- a CDS encoding PA0069 family radical SAM protein has protein sequence MSSIAKPIQPIKGRGSSSRTVSRFDKRTYVAEDDGWYQEEGEAPRLPTEVREDIARSIISRNDSPDVGFSQSVNPYKGCEHGCVYCFARPSHAYLDLSPGLDFETKLFAKTNAAELLRKELAKPGYRCSSIALGINTDAYQPIERKYRITRQCLEVFAETKHPVGFITKNALIERDIDLLAAMARERLVNVYFSVTTLDNRLASRMEPRASAPHARLRAMRALHEAGVPVGVMVAPLIPMITDREMEAILEAAREHGAQAAGYVLLRLPHELKTIWREWLQLHYPERAEHVMSLMRQMHGGKDYDSTFGKRMRGEGPFAQLIQQRFAKAYARLGFGRLAPLDASRFVPPRRLSPQGELF, from the coding sequence ATGTCGTCGATCGCCAAGCCCATCCAGCCCATCAAGGGCCGGGGTTCGTCCTCCCGTACCGTCAGTCGTTTCGACAAACGGACCTACGTGGCGGAGGACGACGGCTGGTACCAGGAAGAGGGCGAAGCCCCGCGCCTGCCCACCGAGGTGCGCGAAGACATCGCGCGCAGCATCATCAGCCGCAACGATTCGCCGGACGTGGGCTTTTCCCAGTCGGTCAATCCGTACAAAGGATGCGAGCACGGTTGCGTGTACTGCTTCGCGCGCCCGAGCCATGCCTACCTCGACCTTTCGCCCGGCCTGGATTTCGAGACCAAGCTGTTCGCGAAGACCAATGCCGCGGAACTGCTCCGCAAGGAACTGGCCAAGCCCGGCTACCGGTGTTCGTCGATCGCGCTTGGCATCAACACCGACGCCTACCAACCGATCGAGCGCAAGTACCGCATCACGCGGCAATGCTTGGAAGTCTTCGCCGAGACCAAGCATCCGGTCGGCTTCATCACCAAGAACGCACTGATCGAGCGGGACATCGACCTGCTCGCCGCCATGGCGCGCGAGCGTCTGGTGAACGTGTATTTTTCGGTGACCACGCTGGACAACCGCCTGGCCTCGCGGATGGAGCCGCGCGCGAGCGCGCCGCATGCGCGCCTGCGTGCGATGAGGGCCTTGCATGAGGCCGGCGTGCCGGTCGGCGTGATGGTGGCGCCGCTGATCCCAATGATCACCGACCGCGAAATGGAGGCCATCCTCGAAGCCGCGCGCGAGCACGGCGCACAGGCGGCTGGCTACGTGCTGCTGCGCTTGCCGCACGAGCTCAAGACGATCTGGCGCGAATGGCTGCAGTTGCACTATCCGGAGCGCGCCGAACATGTGATGAGCCTGATGCGCCAGATGCATGGCGGCAAGGATTACGACAGCACGTTCGGCAAGCGCATGCGCGGGGAGGGGCCGTTCGCGCAGCTTATCCAGCAGCGTTTCGCGAAGGCGTATGCGCGGCTGGGTTTCGGGCGGCTGGCGCCGCTGGATGCGAGCCGGTTTGTGCCGCCGCGGCGGTTGTCGCCGCAGGGTGAGCTTTTTTAG